From Williamwhitmania taraxaci, a single genomic window includes:
- a CDS encoding site-specific integrase, whose amino-acid sequence MKTIGETIEIEIPLTTYVARHTFATVMKRSGVSTSIISESLGHDSELFYLNTQIPLRHALAGLFLLDIKQK is encoded by the coding sequence TTGAAAACCATAGGTGAAACAATTGAGATAGAAATACCCTTAACAACCTACGTGGCGCGACATACCTTTGCCACCGTTATGAAACGAAGCGGTGTTTCCACCTCCATTATTAGCGAATCGCTGGGACACGATAGCGAGCTTTTTTATTTAAATACACAAATCCCGCTACGGCATGCCCTAGCGGGACTGTTTTTATTGGATATTAAACAAAAATAG
- a CDS encoding FMN-binding protein: MKKTILSLISAICFVSALAQTSIDYQPKALLKTLQKAGITDVSTVKELTLPELKNLQQTLNGKFFKIETNNVSQYKYIYVGRVNSCRAGGCSITHSVNNIGDSEYFDYYILFDKNKTVRVVTVFNYQATHGQEVTAKGWLKQFIGHNGSEPLKVDKNIDAISGATISVYAITSDIEMKTAILVKLR; encoded by the coding sequence TTGAAAAAGACAATACTGTCATTGATTAGTGCAATTTGTTTCGTTTCTGCGCTGGCACAAACTTCTATTGATTATCAACCCAAAGCGTTACTTAAGACCTTACAAAAAGCCGGGATTACTGATGTATCAACCGTAAAGGAGTTAACGTTGCCTGAATTGAAAAATTTACAGCAAACACTTAATGGTAAATTTTTTAAAATTGAAACGAATAATGTAAGCCAATACAAATACATTTATGTTGGGCGTGTGAACAGTTGCCGTGCAGGTGGCTGTTCTATCACGCACAGCGTAAACAATATTGGAGATTCGGAATACTTTGATTATTACATCCTTTTCGATAAAAACAAAACAGTGCGAGTTGTTACTGTTTTTAATTACCAAGCCACTCATGGGCAGGAGGTAACAGCTAAAGGTTGGTTAAAGCAGTTTATTGGTCACAATGGGTCAGAACCATTAAAAGTTGATAAAAATATTGATGCTATTTCAGGAGCTACAATTTCGGTTTATGCTATTACTTCTGATATTGAAATGAAGACTGCAATATTGGTTAAATTGAGGTAA